A window of the Rhizobium brockwellii genome harbors these coding sequences:
- a CDS encoding adenosylcobinamide-GDP ribazoletransferase → MKIKDYAVDTARAVAFLSRIPMRQSLFKGYDGRLGPLVRAFPFAGIVIGFVPALAILLLLGLRADPLMAALIALSIQVLVTGALHEDGLADTADGIGGGKSREQSLLIMKDSRIGTYGAIALILSFAIRAAALAAIARHSAPLAAALAIPAVAALSRGAIAWHWQRLAPAKADGVAASTGQPDEAAMQFALASAGLVAALLIWPAFGLRPLVSSLLATSIAGFAFTAFIRRKLAGHTGDTLGATQQICEIATLCALATAL, encoded by the coding sequence ATGAAGATCAAGGACTATGCGGTCGATACCGCCCGCGCCGTCGCCTTCCTCAGCCGCATTCCCATGCGGCAATCGCTGTTCAAGGGCTATGACGGCAGGCTCGGCCCGCTGGTGCGCGCCTTTCCCTTTGCCGGCATCGTCATCGGCTTCGTGCCCGCACTCGCCATCCTCCTGCTTTTGGGGCTGCGTGCGGACCCGCTGATGGCAGCCCTGATCGCGCTTTCTATCCAGGTCCTCGTTACCGGCGCGCTGCACGAGGACGGTTTGGCCGATACGGCCGACGGCATCGGCGGCGGCAAGAGCCGCGAACAGAGCCTCCTCATCATGAAGGACAGCCGGATCGGCACCTATGGCGCGATAGCGCTGATCCTCTCCTTCGCGATCCGCGCAGCCGCACTTGCCGCCATCGCCCGCCATTCCGCGCCGCTCGCTGCTGCCCTCGCCATTCCCGCCGTCGCGGCCCTCAGTCGCGGCGCCATCGCCTGGCACTGGCAGCGGTTGGCACCGGCAAAGGCCGATGGCGTGGCCGCTTCGACCGGCCAGCCGGACGAGGCGGCAATGCAATTTGCGCTCGCCTCAGCCGGCCTCGTCGCAGCGCTTCTGATCTGGCCAGCCTTCGGCCTGCGGCCGCTGGTCTCAAGCCTGCTCGCCACCAGCATCGCAGGGTTTGCCTTCACCGCATTCATCCGCCGCAAGCTCGCCGGCCACACCGGCGACACGCTGGGCGCAACGCAGCAAATTTGCGAGATCGCCACCCTATGCGCCCTTGCCACGGCTCTTTGA
- the cobT gene encoding nicotinate-nucleotide--dimethylbenzimidazole phosphoribosyltransferase: protein MSVSGLPFDDFRTLLRDLPGPDARALVAARERDAQLTKPPGALGRLEEIAFWLAAWTGRTPAVNRPLVAIFAGNHGVTKQGITPFPPTVTQQMVENFAAGGAAINQICVAYDLGLKVFDLALDYPTGDITEEAALSERDCAATMAFGMEAIAGGTDLLCIGEMGIGNTTIAAAINYALYGGSARDWVGPGTGSEGEMLERKIAAVEKAVALHGDHLDDPLEIMRRLGGREIAAMAGAILAARMERIPVLIDGYVATAAAAILKAANPSALDHCLIGHVSGEPGHLRAIEMLGKTPLLALGMRLGEGTGAALAAGIVKAAAACHSGMATFAQAGVSNKH from the coding sequence ATGAGCGTTTCAGGCCTGCCGTTCGACGATTTCCGTACCCTGCTTCGTGACTTGCCGGGGCCGGATGCCCGCGCGCTGGTGGCCGCGCGCGAACGTGACGCGCAACTGACCAAGCCGCCGGGCGCGCTCGGACGGCTTGAGGAAATTGCTTTCTGGCTTGCCGCCTGGACGGGCCGAACACCTGCCGTCAACCGGCCGCTGGTGGCGATCTTCGCCGGCAATCACGGGGTCACCAAGCAAGGCATCACACCTTTTCCGCCAACGGTGACGCAACAGATGGTCGAGAACTTCGCAGCCGGCGGTGCTGCGATCAATCAGATCTGTGTCGCCTATGATCTCGGACTGAAAGTCTTCGATCTGGCGCTCGATTATCCCACCGGCGACATCACCGAGGAGGCAGCACTTTCCGAGCGCGATTGCGCCGCGACTATGGCCTTCGGCATGGAGGCGATCGCCGGCGGCACCGACCTGCTCTGCATCGGCGAGATGGGCATCGGCAATACGACGATTGCGGCGGCGATCAACTATGCGCTCTACGGCGGCTCGGCGCGCGACTGGGTCGGACCCGGCACCGGTTCGGAAGGCGAGATGCTGGAGCGCAAGATCGCGGCGGTGGAAAAGGCGGTGGCGCTGCATGGTGACCACCTCGACGATCCGCTGGAGATCATGCGCCGGCTTGGCGGCCGTGAGATCGCGGCGATGGCCGGCGCCATTCTTGCCGCCCGCATGGAGCGCATCCCGGTGCTGATCGACGGTTATGTCGCGACCGCCGCGGCAGCTATCCTGAAGGCCGCCAATCCGTCCGCGCTTGATCATTGCCTGATCGGCCATGTCTCCGGCGAGCCCGGGCATCTTCGCGCAATCGAGATGCTCGGCAAGACGCCGCTTCTGGCGCTCGGCATGCGACTCGGCGAAGGCACCGGTGCCGCACTTGCCGCCGGCATCGTCAAGGCGGCTGCCGCCTGTCATTCCGGCATGGCGACCTTCGCCCAAGCCGGTGTGTCGAATAAGCATTAA
- a CDS encoding EamA family transporter yields MNSVWPIVIGGVLPALFWGITAIFQKQSATSATGSAVYLIAFGAACALAGLIAALIWRPAPWTAEGIGFAATAGACFAVGTGLISFALFTYGVPVSKLAPIWSCNVLVTLAIGAVFLGEASELDIVKLVAGTLLIISGALLVSSA; encoded by the coding sequence ATGAATTCAGTCTGGCCGATCGTCATCGGCGGCGTTTTGCCCGCCCTGTTCTGGGGCATCACCGCCATCTTCCAGAAGCAGAGCGCCACATCAGCCACCGGCTCCGCTGTCTACCTGATCGCCTTCGGCGCCGCCTGTGCGTTGGCTGGCCTGATCGCCGCCCTGATCTGGCGCCCTGCCCCCTGGACCGCCGAAGGTATCGGTTTTGCTGCCACCGCAGGCGCCTGCTTTGCCGTCGGCACCGGCCTCATCAGCTTTGCGCTTTTCACTTACGGTGTCCCCGTCTCGAAACTCGCGCCGATCTGGAGCTGCAACGTACTGGTGACGCTGGCGATCGGCGCCGTCTTTCTCGGCGAAGCCTCCGAACTCGACATAGTAAAGCTCGTCGCCGGCACCCTCCTCATCATCTCGGGCGCCCTTCTCGTCAGCAGCGCCTGA
- a CDS encoding ABC transporter permease, translated as MNIEAVKSIYFFEMARTRRTLLQSVISPVISTSLYFIVFGAAVGSRIQEVEGVSYGAFITPGLIMLTLLGQCISNGSFGIYFPKFTGTIYEVLSAPVAMTEILLGYVGAAATKGMLIGFIILLTANLFVDVRIEHPFMMILFFLLTAITFSLFGFMIGIWAGNFEQLNLIPMLVVPPLTFLGGSFYSVSMLPPFWRAVSHLNPVLYLVSGFRWSFYGIADVNPAISLAMITIFLVICLGTLAWIFKTGYRLRN; from the coding sequence ATGAACATCGAGGCCGTCAAATCGATCTATTTCTTCGAGATGGCGCGCACGCGCCGCACGCTGCTGCAGAGCGTCATCTCGCCCGTGATCTCGACCTCGCTCTATTTCATCGTCTTCGGTGCCGCGGTCGGTTCACGCATTCAGGAGGTGGAGGGCGTGTCCTACGGCGCTTTCATCACGCCCGGCCTGATCATGCTGACGTTGTTGGGCCAGTGCATCAGCAACGGCTCCTTCGGCATTTATTTCCCGAAATTCACCGGCACGATCTACGAGGTGCTTTCCGCGCCGGTGGCGATGACGGAGATACTGCTCGGTTATGTCGGGGCGGCGGCGACCAAGGGGATGCTCATCGGCTTCATCATTCTCCTGACCGCCAATCTCTTCGTCGACGTCAGGATCGAGCATCCCTTCATGATGATCCTGTTCTTCCTGCTGACGGCGATCACCTTCAGCCTGTTCGGCTTCATGATCGGCATCTGGGCCGGCAATTTCGAACAGCTGAACCTCATTCCCATGCTGGTCGTGCCGCCGCTGACCTTCCTCGGTGGCAGCTTCTATTCGGTCAGCATGCTGCCGCCCTTCTGGCGGGCGGTCAGCCACCTCAACCCAGTGCTCTATCTCGTCAGCGGCTTCCGCTGGAGTTTTTACGGGATCGCCGATGTCAATCCGGCGATCAGCCTGGCGATGATCACGATATTTCTGGTGATCTGCCTGGGAACACTCGCCTGGATCTTCAAGACCGGTTACCGGCTGCGCAACTAA
- a CDS encoding diacylglycerol kinase has protein sequence MTKPAVTKETGLRHFIAAASYSWAGFLRVLKEAAFRQELGFFVVSIAALALVGATAGEIVVAVLLFLGLFSMEAMNTAVEEVIDRISPEISIVGKHAKDLGSFAVTCMIAACCLYLGFIFGKHLFFS, from the coding sequence TTGACGAAGCCTGCGGTGACGAAAGAGACCGGACTTCGGCATTTCATCGCCGCCGCCAGCTATTCTTGGGCGGGCTTTCTGCGGGTGCTGAAAGAGGCGGCCTTCCGCCAGGAACTCGGTTTCTTCGTCGTTTCGATCGCGGCGCTGGCGCTGGTGGGAGCTACTGCGGGCGAGATCGTCGTCGCGGTGCTTCTATTTCTCGGGCTGTTTTCGATGGAGGCGATGAATACCGCCGTTGAAGAGGTGATCGACCGGATTTCGCCGGAGATTTCGATCGTCGGCAAACATGCCAAGGATCTCGGCTCCTTCGCGGTAACCTGCATGATTGCCGCCTGCTGCCTCTATCTCGGCTTCATCTTCGGCAAGCACCTGTTTTTTAGCTAA
- a CDS encoding LysR family transcriptional regulator yields the protein MNPRQLKTFLAVIRHENLTRAAAEVNLAQSSLSDQIQALEEEVGAELFLRSRQGVVPTPAGSVLKAYAEEILALNDEAKAAVSAAAGSAGQSITLGTLETIAAERLAPWLSLFRKKSPDVGLKLKVGGSGELLAQLQQGSIDVAFTFDRGQQDERFLTRRICSEPLVLIAGGDSQARPPVSLAALSTAPFVATETGCVYRHLFDTAFAEAQIATPSIVTEADSIATIIRLVASGTGYSLVPRLALGPAATRGDVVELPWPGNRPAASLVMMWRRRRVQPPALTLLLQSASEELSPLRPADARLRHAG from the coding sequence ATGAACCCACGACAGTTGAAGACATTCCTCGCGGTGATCCGGCACGAAAATCTCACGCGCGCGGCGGCCGAGGTCAATCTCGCTCAGTCGAGCCTCAGCGACCAGATACAGGCGTTGGAGGAGGAAGTCGGCGCAGAGCTCTTCCTCCGCTCCCGGCAGGGCGTCGTCCCGACACCGGCAGGCTCGGTTCTCAAGGCCTATGCCGAAGAGATACTGGCACTGAACGACGAGGCGAAGGCCGCCGTCAGTGCTGCAGCCGGCAGCGCCGGACAGTCCATCACCTTGGGTACGCTCGAAACCATCGCCGCCGAAAGGCTGGCGCCCTGGCTGTCACTCTTTCGCAAGAAGAGCCCAGACGTCGGCCTCAAACTCAAGGTCGGCGGCAGCGGCGAATTGCTTGCGCAATTGCAGCAGGGCTCGATCGACGTCGCCTTCACCTTCGATCGCGGGCAGCAGGATGAGCGCTTCCTGACGCGCCGCATCTGCAGCGAACCGCTGGTGCTGATTGCCGGCGGCGATTCACAAGCCCGACCACCAGTGAGCCTCGCGGCACTGAGCACCGCCCCCTTCGTCGCCACCGAAACCGGCTGCGTCTACCGTCACCTGTTCGACACTGCCTTTGCCGAAGCACAGATTGCAACACCATCAATCGTCACCGAAGCCGACAGCATCGCGACGATCATCCGGCTTGTCGCATCCGGCACCGGTTATAGCCTCGTGCCGCGCCTTGCACTCGGCCCGGCCGCAACACGGGGCGACGTCGTCGAACTGCCGTGGCCGGGCAATCGACCTGCCGCTTCACTGGTGATGATGTGGCGGCGCAGGCGCGTGCAGCCGCCGGCGCTTACCCTCCTGCTGCAATCGGCAAGCGAAGAACTCTCGCCGCTCAGACCAGCCGATGCCCGCCTTCGACATGCAGGATAG
- a CDS encoding DUF1289 domain-containing protein, with translation MQTPCVHVCSLVSATGFCAGCGRTLQEIGSWMSYSDTERRRIMALLPARLAGAAAVSNHMKTSLASGPERPL, from the coding sequence ATGCAAACACCTTGCGTTCACGTCTGCTCCCTGGTTTCAGCCACCGGATTTTGCGCCGGATGCGGCCGGACTCTTCAGGAAATCGGCAGCTGGATGAGCTACTCCGACACCGAGCGAAGACGGATCATGGCGCTGCTGCCGGCAAGGCTTGCAGGCGCCGCCGCAGTGTCGAACCATATGAAAACAAGTCTCGCCAGCGGGCCGGAGCGGCCTTTATGA
- a CDS encoding TIGR02281 family clan AA aspartic protease: protein MIRLTVFLVVIGIGLAVLIVNNDSGRILGLQSDDFGRVVYLLPIALMLSAGIWASRRSVGETMRQMMIWLVIILALVTVYLYRQEALGVGNRLLAGLVPGRAVVVTTSEGGQEIILHKLLNGHFQADVAVNGQTIEMLVDTGASMVALSREDAERIGIDLSRLTYSMTVMTANGRGRAAPVTLDQVAIGPIIRNNVAASVSEDGRLDQSLLGMSFLETLSSLQMHTDELRMRD from the coding sequence ATGATCCGTTTGACCGTCTTCCTCGTCGTGATCGGCATCGGCCTTGCCGTGCTGATCGTCAACAATGACAGCGGCCGCATCCTCGGCCTGCAAAGCGATGACTTCGGCCGCGTCGTCTATCTGCTGCCGATCGCGCTGATGCTGTCGGCCGGCATCTGGGCGAGCCGGCGCAGCGTCGGTGAAACGATGCGCCAGATGATGATCTGGCTGGTCATCATCCTGGCGCTCGTGACCGTCTATCTCTATCGCCAGGAAGCGCTCGGCGTCGGCAACAGGCTGCTCGCCGGCCTCGTTCCCGGCCGCGCCGTCGTCGTCACCACAAGCGAGGGCGGCCAGGAGATCATCCTGCACAAGCTGCTGAACGGCCATTTCCAAGCCGATGTCGCAGTCAACGGCCAGACGATCGAGATGCTCGTCGATACCGGCGCCAGCATGGTGGCGCTGTCGCGCGAAGATGCCGAACGGATCGGCATCGATCTCTCCCGCCTCACCTATTCCATGACGGTCATGACCGCCAACGGCCGCGGCCGCGCAGCACCTGTCACGCTCGACCAGGTGGCGATCGGCCCGATTATCCGCAACAATGTCGCAGCCAGCGTCTCCGAGGATGGCCGGCTCGACCAGAGCCTGCTCGGCATGAGCTTCCTGGAAACGCTGAGCTCGCTGCAGATGCATACCGACGAACTCCGCATGCGCGATTAA
- a CDS encoding glycoside hydrolase family 43 protein: protein MIRNPILPGFNPDPSICRVGADYYIATSTFEWYPGVQIHHSRDLVNWTLVRRPLERRSQLDMRGNPDSCGIWAPCLSYADGQFWLVYTDVKRYDGNFKDAPNYIVTAPTIEADWSEPVYVNSSGFDPSLFHDDDGRKWFVNMQWNHRTESYGGSPKSPAFDGILLQEWDPAAKALKGPIKNIFAGSPLGLVEGPHLFKRNGWYYLTTAEGGTGYDHAVTMARSRKIDGPYEMHPNMHLITSKDHPGVLLQRAGHGQYVETPEGEAYHTHLCGRPLPPKRRCTLGRETSLQKCVWRDDDWLYLENGTSVPDVDVPGLFGAVPGEKPMRSEYNFDGGILPADFQWLRTPEPERIFNLTDRAGHLRLIARESIGSWFEQSLVARRQEHHSFRAETVIEFSPDTYQQVAGLTHYYNRHKFHAVAVTLHETLGRCVTILSCNGDYPNGRLSFPADSGVAIAAEGRVQLAMEIRENDLQFFWQTEGKGAWQPIGPVLDAGVVSDEGGRGEHGSFTGAFAGVFAFDTSGRAKAADFDWFNYDEL from the coding sequence ATGATCCGCAATCCCATTCTGCCGGGGTTCAACCCCGACCCGTCGATCTGCCGCGTCGGCGCGGATTATTACATCGCCACCTCGACCTTCGAATGGTATCCCGGCGTGCAGATCCACCATTCGCGCGACCTGGTGAACTGGACGCTGGTGCGCCGGCCGCTGGAGCGCAGATCGCAGCTCGACATGCGCGGCAATCCGGATAGCTGCGGCATCTGGGCGCCGTGCCTGTCCTATGCCGACGGGCAGTTCTGGCTGGTCTATACCGACGTCAAGCGCTACGATGGCAATTTCAAGGATGCGCCGAACTACATCGTCACGGCACCTACGATCGAGGCCGATTGGTCCGAGCCGGTCTATGTGAATTCCTCCGGCTTCGATCCCTCGCTCTTCCATGACGATGACGGCCGCAAGTGGTTCGTCAACATGCAGTGGAACCACCGCACCGAAAGCTATGGCGGCTCGCCGAAATCGCCGGCCTTCGACGGCATCCTGCTGCAGGAATGGGATCCGGCGGCAAAGGCGCTGAAGGGGCCGATAAAGAACATTTTCGCCGGCAGTCCGCTCGGCCTCGTCGAAGGCCCGCATCTCTTCAAGCGCAATGGCTGGTATTATCTGACCACCGCCGAGGGCGGTACTGGCTACGACCATGCCGTCACCATGGCGCGGTCGCGAAAGATCGACGGACCCTATGAAATGCATCCGAACATGCATCTCATCACCTCCAAGGATCACCCGGGCGTGCTGCTGCAGCGGGCAGGGCACGGTCAATATGTCGAGACGCCGGAGGGCGAGGCCTATCACACCCATCTCTGCGGCCGGCCGCTACCGCCGAAACGGCGCTGCACGCTGGGGCGCGAGACATCCTTACAGAAATGCGTCTGGCGCGACGATGACTGGCTCTATCTTGAAAACGGCACCTCAGTGCCCGATGTCGATGTGCCGGGCCTCTTTGGCGCGGTCCCCGGGGAAAAGCCGATGCGTAGCGAATACAACTTCGATGGCGGCATATTGCCAGCTGATTTCCAGTGGTTGCGCACGCCCGAGCCTGAGCGCATCTTCAACCTGACGGATCGTGCCGGCCATTTGCGCCTGATTGCGCGTGAGAGCATCGGTTCGTGGTTTGAACAGTCGCTGGTCGCCCGCCGTCAGGAACACCACAGTTTCCGCGCCGAAACCGTGATCGAGTTCTCGCCCGACACATATCAGCAGGTGGCTGGGCTGACGCATTACTACAACCGCCACAAATTCCACGCCGTCGCGGTGACACTGCACGAAACACTCGGCCGCTGCGTGACGATCCTCTCCTGCAACGGCGACTACCCGAACGGCCGGCTGAGCTTTCCCGCCGACAGCGGGGTTGCGATCGCCGCCGAAGGCCGCGTCCAGCTCGCCATGGAAATCCGCGAGAATGACCTGCAATTCTTCTGGCAGACCGAAGGCAAGGGCGCCTGGCAGCCGATCGGTCCGGTGCTCGACGCCGGCGTGGTTTCCGACGAAGGCGGACGCGGCGAACACGGCTCCTTCACCGGCGCCTTCGCTGGTGTATTCGCCTTCGATACGTCGGGCCGGGCGAAGGCCGCGGATTTCGACTGGTTCAATTACGACGAGCTGTGA
- a CDS encoding sensor histidine kinase — MSTGVSTSTDKIIVDRSRSHRNKAVSKAVRQTRERLQSGHASNSSFDRDVLNMYVASVLQSATIMPLFVVIITALGVYFTQNTQLLFWALLTLTCHTGNILLARRARRQEITSENARKWRRLLLSGQFLLGCCWAVFALQGCDTCEPSSFILYKGATLLIALSVTAMSNFMLTPAVLAAFSPAVLALAAKSGLSRDLLEISLTGAFTTTLVFFNYISDRLFKSNLRILSYQSEKDDLIAELEVAKSMSDEARRRAEEANLAKSRFLASMSHELRTPLNAILGFSEVMSAEVMGPLANPTYKEYAGDIHRSGQHLLDLINEILDLSRIEAGKYELSEEAISLLDITEDCIGMVQLRARAKNIAISDQFERQLPAIWADEKSMRQVVLNLLSNAVKFTPQGGEIHVKVGWTAGGGQYISIKDNGPGIPEEEIPVVLSAFGQGSIAIKSAEQGTGLGLPIVQAILAKHDGQFLLKSKLREGTEVIAILPAKRVLQSLPAVEEAQAVARKRKSFA, encoded by the coding sequence ATGAGTACCGGCGTAAGCACATCGACCGACAAGATCATCGTCGACAGGTCGCGCAGCCACCGCAACAAGGCCGTTTCCAAGGCCGTGCGGCAGACGCGCGAACGTCTTCAGTCCGGTCATGCGTCAAATTCCTCCTTCGATCGTGACGTGCTCAACATGTATGTGGCATCGGTGCTGCAGAGCGCGACGATCATGCCGCTCTTCGTCGTCATCATCACCGCGCTTGGCGTCTATTTCACCCAGAATACGCAATTGCTCTTCTGGGCGCTGCTGACGCTCACCTGTCATACCGGCAATATCCTGTTGGCGCGGCGCGCGCGCCGCCAGGAAATCACCTCCGAGAACGCCCGCAAATGGCGCCGCCTGCTGCTCTCCGGCCAGTTCCTGCTCGGCTGCTGCTGGGCCGTCTTCGCGCTGCAGGGCTGCGACACCTGCGAGCCGTCGAGCTTCATTCTCTATAAGGGTGCGACGCTGCTGATCGCGCTCTCCGTCACGGCCATGTCGAACTTCATGTTGACGCCTGCCGTGCTCGCCGCCTTCTCGCCGGCGGTCCTGGCGCTCGCCGCCAAGAGCGGCCTGTCACGGGACCTCCTCGAAATCAGCCTGACGGGGGCCTTCACCACCACCCTTGTCTTCTTCAATTATATCAGCGACCGGCTCTTCAAGTCGAACCTCAGGATCCTCTCCTACCAGTCGGAGAAAGACGACTTGATCGCCGAGCTTGAGGTGGCGAAATCGATGTCGGACGAGGCTCGCCGCCGCGCCGAAGAGGCAAACCTCGCCAAATCCCGCTTCCTTGCCTCCATGTCGCATGAACTCAGAACCCCGCTCAACGCCATCCTCGGCTTTTCCGAGGTGATGTCGGCCGAAGTCATGGGGCCGCTCGCCAATCCGACCTACAAGGAATATGCCGGCGACATCCACCGCTCCGGCCAGCATCTGCTCGATCTCATCAACGAAATCCTCGATCTGTCGCGCATCGAGGCCGGCAAATACGAGCTGAGCGAGGAGGCGATTTCGCTGCTCGATATCACCGAAGATTGCATCGGCATGGTCCAGCTGCGCGCCCGTGCCAAGAACATTGCCATTTCGGACCAGTTCGAGCGGCAGCTGCCGGCCATCTGGGCCGACGAGAAGTCGATGCGCCAGGTCGTGCTCAATCTTCTCTCCAATGCCGTCAAGTTCACGCCGCAGGGCGGCGAGATCCACGTCAAGGTCGGCTGGACAGCTGGCGGCGGACAGTACATCTCGATCAAGGACAACGGCCCCGGCATTCCGGAAGAAGAGATTCCCGTCGTCCTGTCGGCCTTTGGCCAGGGTTCGATCGCCATCAAGAGCGCCGAACAGGGTACCGGCCTCGGCCTGCCGATCGTCCAGGCGATCCTTGCCAAACATGACGGGCAGTTCTTGCTGAAATCGAAGCTGCGCGAGGGCACCGAGGTTATCGCCATCCTGCCCGCCAAGCGCGTGCTCCAAAGCCTGCCGGCCGTCGAGGAGGCTCAGGCCGTCGCGCGCAAACGCAAGAGTTTTGCCTGA
- a CDS encoding SDR family oxidoreductase codes for MTDIRIEGARIIIVGGSSGMGLALAARLLGEGAVVTIAGRSEDKLMAARRDLGEHPGLATVAVDISREEEVAALFGNSGPVDHIVSTAADIEGAYQLLPKIELTAAQRVVESKIYGPLLLAKYGAAHLPPSGSITYTSGIAAYRPAARGSVVAAVNAALEGLVRALAIELAPIRINAVSPGWVDTPIWSFVAGEAKQATLDAMAERLPAGRVGRPDDIADAIRFLIGNGFTTGTILHVEGGHRLV; via the coding sequence ATGACGGATATCAGGATCGAAGGCGCGAGGATCATTATTGTTGGCGGCAGTTCCGGAATGGGGCTAGCGCTGGCGGCGCGGTTGCTCGGGGAAGGGGCGGTGGTGACGATCGCAGGACGCAGCGAAGATAAGCTTATGGCGGCTCGCCGCGATCTCGGCGAGCATCCTGGATTGGCGACGGTTGCCGTCGATATATCGCGCGAGGAAGAGGTCGCGGCGCTGTTCGGCAATAGCGGGCCGGTCGATCACATCGTCAGTACGGCGGCCGATATCGAAGGCGCCTATCAGCTGCTGCCTAAGATCGAGCTTACGGCGGCGCAAAGGGTGGTCGAAAGCAAGATCTACGGGCCGCTGCTGCTGGCGAAATATGGTGCCGCCCATTTGCCGCCCTCAGGATCGATCACCTATACGTCAGGTATCGCGGCGTACCGGCCTGCGGCGCGTGGATCGGTGGTCGCAGCCGTCAATGCGGCGCTCGAAGGCCTGGTCAGGGCGCTGGCGATCGAGCTGGCGCCGATCCGGATCAACGCGGTGTCGCCCGGATGGGTGGACACGCCGATCTGGAGCTTCGTCGCCGGCGAGGCCAAGCAGGCAACGCTTGATGCGATGGCAGAGCGCCTGCCGGCCGGACGCGTTGGACGGCCCGATGATATTGCCGATGCGATCCGCTTCCTGATCGGCAATGGCTTCACGACAGGCACTATCCTGCATGTCGAAGGCGGGCATCGGCTGGTCTGA
- a CDS encoding ABC transporter ATP-binding protein → MAPIISVQNLTKTYANGFEALKGINLDVEKGEILALLGPNGAGKTTLISIICGIANPSGGRVLVAGHDVVKDFRATRGMIGLVPQELTTDQFETVFNTVSFSRGLHGKKANPAHIEKVLRALSLWDKKDNMLRQLSGGMKRRVLIAKALSHEPDILFLDEPTAGVDVTLRKDMWHVVEELRASGVTIILTTHYIEEAEEIADRVGVINGGKLLLVEDKAALMAKLGRKQLILDLTEPLSRLPDCFAGNGLTLEADGNRLTYDFDAGNEQESIAALLTRLGENNIHFKDLSTRQSSLEDIFVALVGAEK, encoded by the coding sequence ATGGCCCCCATCATTTCCGTTCAGAACCTCACCAAGACCTATGCCAATGGGTTCGAGGCCCTGAAGGGCATCAATCTCGACGTCGAAAAAGGCGAGATCCTGGCGTTGCTCGGGCCGAACGGCGCGGGCAAGACGACGCTGATCTCGATCATCTGTGGCATCGCCAATCCGAGCGGCGGCCGGGTGTTGGTCGCGGGCCACGACGTCGTGAAGGATTTCCGCGCCACCCGCGGGATGATCGGGCTGGTGCCGCAGGAGCTCACCACAGATCAGTTCGAGACGGTGTTCAATACGGTGAGCTTTTCGCGCGGGCTACACGGCAAGAAAGCCAATCCTGCCCATATCGAGAAGGTGCTGCGCGCGCTCTCGCTGTGGGACAAGAAGGACAATATGCTGCGCCAGCTCTCCGGCGGCATGAAGCGACGGGTGCTGATCGCCAAGGCGCTCTCGCATGAGCCGGATATCCTTTTCCTCGACGAGCCGACCGCCGGCGTCGACGTGACGCTGCGCAAGGACATGTGGCATGTCGTCGAAGAGCTTAGGGCCTCTGGCGTCACCATCATCCTGACCACCCATTATATCGAAGAGGCCGAGGAAATCGCCGACCGCGTCGGCGTCATCAATGGCGGCAAGTTGCTGCTCGTCGAGGACAAGGCGGCGCTGATGGCCAAGCTCGGCCGCAAGCAACTCATCCTCGATCTCACCGAACCGCTCAGCCGCCTGCCGGATTGTTTTGCCGGCAACGGGCTGACGCTGGAAGCAGACGGCAACCGGCTGACTTATGATTTCGACGCTGGCAACGAACAGGAAAGCATCGCGGCCCTGCTGACCCGGCTCGGTGAGAACAATATCCATTTCAAGGATCTCTCGACGCGGCAAAGCTCGCTCGAGGACATCTTTGTGGCGCTGGTGGGAGCGGAAAAATGA